One Engystomops pustulosus chromosome 11, aEngPut4.maternal, whole genome shotgun sequence DNA window includes the following coding sequences:
- the UNC93B1 gene encoding protein unc-93 homolog B1 — protein MDQFYHDASINGVAADVVVAQNTTDDANEQPLEELLGDNADYDEEAEEKRYYRRKRFLTVKSVIFASLGAALTYSVYLGLLEMQLILHYDETYREVKYGNMGLQDIDNKMLMGINVTPIVALLYTPVLIRYFGTKWMLFLSSGIYALFVSTNYWERYYTLVPSATVIGAMIVPFWASIGNYITRMAQRYYEFVNYKEENLREQQKQPRGASHKYIIIFQSIFFSIFHLCFIISQFPVYFFLSKLFYGYNHTLCDVKQCGASITHGLIPGFNVTVLHTLPSSVNLIYVESVLMLIALLSMLLILILCGSAYRPTEEIDLRSIGWGNIFQLPFKHARDYRLRLMTPYFLYTGFEVLFVCTGFALGYGVCSTGLENLQYLLTAYGLSACLFSPLALSLLCLPRQIPLLAGPLLHSCILIGLFFWSPTPRDLSQGPLLYLVAVLWGIGSALNKTSVSILIGMFYEDKGRQDFVFTIYHWLQALAIFIVYLWSELPMMAKLGLVLASALISVLSYLWMEYKISHKIPPRLPKIPSPRHKVKGYRYLEEENSDESESEKEGNDSDGDKGEISSEEDCRHEPLQRRRRNKQGSCYEQAVVEE, from the exons ATGGACCAATTTTATCATGATGCCTCCATCAATGGGGTGGCAGCTGATGTAGTAGTGGCACAAAATACTACTGATGACGCTAATGAACAG CCGTTGGAAGAGTTACTAGGTGACAATGCAGATTATGATGAAGAAGCGGAGGAGAAGAGGTACTACAGACGGAAGAGATTCCTTACAGTGAAAAGTGTTATATTTGCAAGTCTGGGAGCTGCTTTGACATACAGCGTTTATCTAG GACTTCTTGAGATGCAGCTGATTTTACATTATGATGAAACTTACAGAGAAGTGAAATACGGCAATATGGGACTACAGGATATCGATAACAAGATGCTGATGGGTATAAACGTCACTCCAATTGTTGCCCTGCTCTATACGCCTGTACTCATCAG ATACTTTGGTACAAAATGGATGTTGTTCCTGTCCTCTGGGATCTATGCTTTGTTTGTCTCCACCAACTACTGGGAAAGATACTACACACTTGTTCCTTCTGCTACAGTCATCGGAGCCATGATTGTGCCCTTCTGGGCATCTATAGGCAATTATATTACCAG AATGGCTCAGAGATATTATGAGTTTGTAAATTACAAAGAGGAGAACCTGCGAGAACAGCAGAAGCAGCCGCGAGGAGCCAGCCACAAGTACATCATCATATTTCAGAGCATTTTCTTCTCTATCTTCCAT TTGTGCTTTATCATATCCCAGTTTCCAGTTTACTTCTTCCTTAGCAAATTATTTTATGGATATAACCACACCTTATGCGATGTCAAGCAGTGTG GTGCCTCCATCACACATGGACTTATTCCAGGGTTTAATGTGACCGTTTTACATACTCTGCCATCAAGTGTGAATCTGATCTACGTGGAAAGCGTGCTAATGCTCATAGCTCTGTTATCTATGTTACTG ATCCTGATCCTGTGTGGTTCTGCATATCGGCCTACTGAAGAGATTGACCTCCGTAGTATAGGCTGGGGTAACATATTCCAGTTACCCTTCAAGCATGCCAGGGACTATCGCCTGCGCCTTATGACTCCTTACTTTCTTTACACTGGATTTGAGGTTCTGTTTGTCTGTACCGGTTTTGCACTG GGATATGGGGTTTGCTCTACCGGACTGGAGAACCTTCAGTACCTCCTCACGGCCTATGGCCTATCAGCctgcctcttctctcctcttGCACTTTCTTTACTCTGCCTTCCTCGACAAATCCCGTTGTTAGCCGGACCATTACTCCATTCCTGTATCCTGATTGGATTGTTTTTCTGGAGTCCCACCCCCAGGGACCTGTCGCAGGGTCCGCTGCTGTATTTGGTGGCTGTGCTTTGGGGTATTGGTAGTGCCCTGAATAAGACAAGTGTCAGCA TTCTAATAGGTATGTTCTATGAGGACAAAGGACGACAAGACTTTGTGTTCACCATCTACCACTGGCTCCAGGCACTCGCTATATTTATTGTGTATCTCTGGTCTGAACTGCCCATGATG GCCAAACTGGGATTAGTGCTAGCCTCTGCCTTGATATCTGTCCTCTCATACCTGTGGATGGAATATAAGATCAGTCACAAGATTCCACCACGGCTCCCTAAAATTCCTTCACCACGTCACAAAGTCAAAGGCTATCGCTACCTGGAAGAGGAGAATTCTGATGAGTCTGAATCTGAAAAAGAGGGAAATGACAGTGATGGAGACAAAGGTGAAATATCATCAGAAGAGGACTGTAGACATGAGCCCCTTCAGAGACGGAGAAGAAACAAACAGGGGAGCTGCTACGAGCAGGCGGTGGTGGAAGAGTGA